Proteins from a single region of Dyadobacter fanqingshengii:
- a CDS encoding tetratricopeptide repeat protein translates to MKEFFFWKVWSPSERRMTVAAFLVLLLALVFFAVKSFDPLGNVIRWNVISELSETTAVVDILQLGEWQYGISTPSHLVTESFMASVMETDFLSVTLFLVFSLTGLTIVLAALTTMSRFWYLAGTIIFIVFLAFSRLEMVGAFGDANRALFLLTVILYGSITYYFHAFRPDIGIARRTLAIGGITAFLAILIAFVAETPFPSLTVASYSFPFWLLLTILFLIVISTEIMAALVWLSTSGSVSKGKSGLINFLVISILYLLLLLLLYLRNTKQIDWDVTLISPVFLALTAAILGIWGFRRRADSTNGIIPFRSAGFWLYIGLFIIAVSFTAYMSATANDPVLETLEDVVVQGQLSMSVLFLFYVLVNFYPLFQQKLAVYKVLYKPLRFGLTQTRLFGFTILIVLFSIQRLLPVNQAIAGYFNGLGDLHANTEEFSLSEQYYKLAVQQEFQNHKSNYALASLALRQGDRNAAAFYFRQSLLKNPSPQAYSGLSGILIQENLFFDAVYSLQEGVRTFPKSGELLNNLGMLYYKTNVADSAYYYLAKAEGATKRAEIPATNLLAILAKNTDSGLLDSLAAASEKLNYLSWQANWLAVQNLRQKFPEETFNRNAVPTDSLLSASAFAYLLNYSVNQAKTDSIPARLLPALAAKNPVLSQDLSLAALYSEFYSGNKLKALETLSGWAEEEGEKSDLYHKILGHWLLQLGLYDQAIEALSVVEGVEGTIGMAVANALSDKKEVAVVLLDKIKEKEQNAAIEKLKETLFSGAKPKSLADSLLQIARKSPSDKNFDNAVRINPFDENVVSAASAHFRQKKLTLKAYKLVLDALRYNEYAPQLWEQYAYLSLEQGLIGQGNEGEEKVRQYALPADYQQFMTRYQPMRALIEKQRAGFQ, encoded by the coding sequence ATGAAGGAGTTTTTTTTCTGGAAGGTTTGGTCGCCGTCGGAACGCAGGATGACGGTTGCTGCTTTCCTTGTTTTGCTTTTGGCGTTGGTTTTCTTCGCTGTAAAGAGCTTTGATCCGCTGGGAAACGTCATTCGCTGGAACGTGATCAGTGAGTTGTCGGAGACGACTGCCGTTGTGGACATCCTGCAACTCGGTGAATGGCAATATGGCATTTCAACACCTTCGCATTTGGTTACAGAAAGTTTCATGGCTTCTGTTATGGAGACTGATTTTCTTTCGGTTACACTGTTTTTGGTTTTCTCTCTAACGGGTTTGACGATTGTTCTAGCGGCATTGACAACCATGTCGAGGTTTTGGTATTTAGCCGGAACGATCATTTTTATCGTGTTCCTGGCTTTTTCCCGGCTTGAAATGGTGGGCGCATTTGGAGATGCCAATCGTGCGCTTTTCCTGCTGACTGTGATTCTTTATGGCAGCATAACTTATTATTTCCACGCATTTCGTCCCGACATTGGCATTGCAAGGCGCACTCTTGCCATTGGAGGTATTACAGCTTTCCTGGCCATTCTTATTGCTTTTGTTGCCGAAACCCCCTTTCCATCATTAACCGTAGCATCTTATTCGTTCCCCTTTTGGCTGCTTTTGACAATCTTGTTTTTGATTGTCATTTCAACCGAAATAATGGCTGCGCTGGTCTGGCTGAGCACCAGTGGCTCTGTTTCAAAAGGCAAATCGGGATTAATCAATTTCCTTGTAATCAGCATATTGTATCTGTTATTACTGCTTTTACTTTATTTAAGAAACACCAAGCAAATTGACTGGGACGTAACATTAATCAGTCCTGTCTTTCTCGCGCTGACTGCGGCAATCCTGGGTATTTGGGGTTTTAGACGACGCGCCGATTCTACAAACGGCATCATTCCGTTCCGAAGCGCCGGATTCTGGCTCTATATTGGATTATTTATCATTGCGGTTTCCTTTACAGCTTACATGTCCGCGACCGCTAATGATCCGGTTTTGGAGACATTGGAGGATGTCGTGGTGCAGGGTCAGCTCTCGATGAGTGTGCTGTTTTTGTTTTATGTGCTGGTAAATTTTTATCCGCTTTTCCAGCAAAAACTGGCTGTATACAAAGTGCTTTACAAGCCGCTCCGGTTTGGGTTGACCCAAACGCGTTTGTTTGGTTTTACAATCCTGATTGTTCTCTTTTCCATCCAAAGGCTGTTGCCAGTCAACCAGGCCATTGCGGGTTATTTCAATGGATTAGGCGATTTGCATGCGAATACGGAGGAATTTTCGCTATCGGAGCAATATTATAAGCTGGCTGTTCAGCAGGAGTTTCAAAATCATAAATCCAATTATGCGTTGGCTTCGCTCGCATTACGGCAAGGCGACAGGAATGCGGCGGCGTTTTATTTCCGACAATCTCTCCTTAAAAATCCGTCGCCACAAGCCTATTCCGGATTAAGCGGCATTTTGATTCAGGAAAATCTCTTTTTTGATGCCGTTTATAGTTTGCAGGAAGGGGTTAGGACATTTCCAAAAAGCGGCGAGCTGCTGAATAACCTCGGCATGTTATACTACAAAACAAATGTGGCGGATTCTGCTTACTATTATCTTGCAAAAGCCGAGGGAGCGACGAAGCGGGCCGAAATTCCGGCCACTAACCTGCTTGCTATCCTGGCAAAAAATACGGATTCGGGTCTATTGGACTCATTAGCTGCTGCCAGCGAAAAGCTAAATTATCTTTCCTGGCAGGCCAACTGGCTTGCCGTGCAGAATTTGAGACAAAAATTTCCGGAAGAAACATTTAATAGAAATGCTGTTCCCACAGATTCGCTGCTAAGTGCCTCCGCTTTTGCCTATTTACTTAATTATAGTGTCAATCAGGCCAAAACCGACAGCATACCGGCCAGGCTTCTGCCCGCGTTAGCAGCCAAAAACCCAGTCCTTTCACAAGATTTAAGCCTTGCCGCATTATATTCAGAGTTTTATAGCGGCAACAAGCTCAAAGCACTCGAAACGCTTTCCGGGTGGGCGGAAGAAGAAGGCGAAAAAAGTGATTTGTATCATAAAATATTGGGCCACTGGCTCTTACAACTCGGCCTTTACGATCAGGCGATTGAAGCGTTGTCTGTTGTCGAAGGCGTTGAAGGAACAATTGGAATGGCGGTGGCGAATGCCCTATCTGACAAAAAGGAGGTTGCTGTTGTCCTTTTGGACAAAATTAAGGAAAAAGAGCAAAATGCTGCCATTGAAAAATTAAAGGAAACATTGTTCTCCGGCGCAAAGCCAAAATCCCTTGCTGATTCGTTGCTGCAAATTGCTCGAAAATCTCCTTCTGACAAGAATTTTGATAATGCTGTGCGTATAAATCCATTTGATGAAAATGTCGTCTCAGCCGCCTCAGCGCATTTCAGACAGAAAAAATTGACTTTAAAGGCTTACAAACTGGTGCTGGATGCATTGCGTTATAATGAGTATGCGCCACAACTTTGGGAGCAATACGCGTATTTAAGCCTGGAACAAGGTTTGATCGGCCAGGGAAATGAGGGCGAGGAAAAGGTGAGACAATATGCATTGCCTGCCGATTATCAGCAATTTATGACGCGCTATCAGCCTATGCGGGCTCTTATCGAAAAACAAAGGGCAGGATTTCAGTGA
- a CDS encoding dioxygenase family protein → MERKEFLRRGFSALGFAAIAPLISCTSDTVDPVEAGSETTTGTTTGSSSGSCTLTASETAGPFPTKTPGSLVTNDITSDRQGTKLSVKITIQNLNKSCEGLSDALVDIWHCDAGGSYSEYGGSGMQSTNYTNVHFLRGRQTTDANGLVTFTSIYPGWYSGRAPHIHVHVYNASGKSLLVTQIAFPEAISRVVYAQGVYASHGQADTTNARDNVFSDGTSTEMSTVTGSTSAGYELTHAIVVSA, encoded by the coding sequence ATGGAACGTAAAGAATTTTTAAGAAGAGGGTTTTCTGCATTGGGTTTTGCTGCAATCGCTCCTTTGATCAGCTGCACAAGCGACACTGTCGATCCTGTTGAAGCCGGATCGGAAACAACGACGGGAACTACAACAGGCTCTTCCTCAGGAAGCTGCACATTAACTGCTTCCGAAACCGCCGGACCTTTTCCAACAAAAACACCCGGCAGCCTGGTAACAAACGACATTACGTCCGACCGGCAAGGGACGAAATTATCGGTCAAAATAACGATCCAAAATTTGAACAAAAGCTGTGAGGGGTTGTCCGATGCGCTGGTTGATATCTGGCATTGCGACGCCGGTGGAAGTTATTCTGAATATGGCGGGTCGGGAATGCAATCGACGAATTATACCAATGTGCATTTCCTGAGAGGCCGCCAGACAACCGATGCAAACGGATTGGTTACATTTACAAGCATTTACCCGGGCTGGTACTCGGGCCGTGCGCCGCACATTCACGTGCATGTGTATAATGCAAGCGGCAAATCATTGCTTGTAACGCAAATTGCATTTCCCGAAGCAATCAGCAGAGTGGTTTATGCGCAAGGCGTTTATGCAAGCCACGGACAAGCGGATACGACCAATGCGCGGGATAATGTGTTCAGCGACGGCACTTCTACGGAGATGTCGACCGTAACAGGCAGCACATCCGCAGGATACGAACTGACACACGCGATCGTTGTAAGCGCATAA
- the atpC gene encoding ATP synthase F1 subunit epsilon has translation MHLEIITPDKKVFAGEANAVTLPGTEGQFQVLNRHAPLVSTLGKGDVVVDTGAAKQTYLIDGGVVEVLNNKVLVLAEAVL, from the coding sequence ATGCATTTAGAGATCATCACCCCAGATAAGAAAGTATTTGCCGGAGAGGCAAATGCCGTTACATTACCGGGTACAGAAGGACAGTTTCAGGTTTTAAACCGTCACGCACCATTGGTTAGCACGCTGGGCAAAGGTGATGTAGTTGTGGATACAGGTGCTGCAAAGCAAACTTACCTGATCGACGGCGGCGTTGTTGAAGTGCTCAATAACAAGGTGCTTGTTCTGGCTGAGGCGGTTCTGTAA
- the atpD gene encoding F0F1 ATP synthase subunit beta produces the protein MANATNIGKITQVIGPVVDVSFEDSGLIPSILDALEVIKSNGQRVVLECQQHLGEDRIRTIAMDSTEGMQRGMAVTPLGSPIKMPVGEGIKGRLFNVIGEAIDGLTPLDNTNGISIHRSAPKFEDLATSTEILFTGIKVIDLLAPYVKGGKIGLFGGAGVGKTVLIQELINNIAKAYAGLSVFAGVGERTREGNDLMREMIEAGIIKYGDEFKHSMEEGGWDISKVDYNTLKDSQATFVFGQMNEPPGARARVALSGLTMAEYFRDGDGEGQGRDILFFIDNIFRFTQAGSEVSALLGRMPSAVGYQPTLATEMGQMQERITSTKRGSITSVQAVYVPADDLTDPAPATTFAHLDATTVLSRKVSEKGIYPAVDPLDSASRILNAETLGAAHYDCAQRVKNILQRYKELQDIIAILGMEELSDEDKLVVSRARRVERFLSQPFFVAEQFTGLKGTLVDINDTIKGFNLIMDGGYDHLPEMAFNLVGTIEDAQAKGEKMLAEATR, from the coding sequence ATGGCAAACGCGACAAACATAGGAAAAATTACGCAGGTAATTGGTCCGGTTGTAGACGTATCATTTGAGGACAGCGGACTTATTCCGTCGATCCTTGATGCGTTAGAAGTCATCAAATCAAACGGTCAGAGAGTCGTTCTTGAGTGTCAACAACACTTAGGCGAAGACCGTATCCGCACCATCGCAATGGATAGCACCGAAGGGATGCAGCGCGGAATGGCGGTTACTCCCCTTGGATCACCGATCAAAATGCCGGTTGGTGAAGGCATCAAAGGACGTTTGTTCAACGTGATCGGTGAAGCGATCGACGGACTTACACCGCTTGACAACACAAATGGTATTTCAATTCACCGTTCAGCTCCTAAGTTTGAAGATCTTGCAACGTCCACTGAAATCCTTTTTACAGGGATTAAAGTAATTGACCTGCTTGCGCCTTATGTAAAAGGAGGTAAAATTGGTCTTTTCGGTGGTGCCGGTGTTGGTAAAACCGTTTTGATTCAGGAATTGATCAACAACATTGCAAAGGCTTACGCAGGTCTTTCTGTATTTGCTGGTGTTGGAGAGCGTACCCGCGAAGGAAATGACTTAATGCGTGAAATGATCGAAGCTGGTATCATTAAATACGGCGACGAATTCAAACACAGCATGGAAGAAGGCGGCTGGGATATTTCAAAAGTGGATTATAACACGTTGAAAGACTCGCAAGCAACTTTCGTTTTCGGACAAATGAACGAACCTCCTGGCGCACGTGCCCGTGTTGCACTTTCAGGATTGACAATGGCTGAGTATTTCCGTGACGGAGATGGCGAAGGTCAGGGTCGCGATATTCTTTTCTTTATTGACAACATTTTCCGCTTTACACAAGCAGGTTCTGAGGTGTCGGCCCTTTTGGGACGTATGCCTTCTGCGGTGGGCTACCAGCCAACATTGGCAACGGAAATGGGACAGATGCAGGAACGCATTACATCTACAAAACGCGGTTCAATCACCTCTGTACAAGCCGTTTACGTGCCTGCGGATGACTTGACTGACCCTGCTCCTGCGACAACATTTGCCCACTTGGACGCAACTACGGTATTAAGCCGTAAAGTTTCTGAAAAAGGAATTTATCCAGCGGTGGATCCACTCGATTCGGCATCAAGGATTTTGAATGCAGAAACACTGGGTGCAGCACATTACGATTGCGCACAGCGTGTTAAGAACATTCTTCAGCGTTACAAAGAATTGCAGGATATTATCGCAATCCTTGGTATGGAAGAACTTTCTGACGAAGATAAGCTTGTCGTTTCACGCGCTCGTCGTGTTGAACGTTTCTTGTCTCAGCCGTTCTTTGTTGCAGAGCAATTCACAGGTTTGAAAGGGACATTGGTTGACATTAATGATACAATCAAAGGTTTCAACCTGATCATGGATGGCGGTTATGACCACCTTCCTGAAATGGCTTTCAACCTGGTTGGAACAATCGAAGATGCGCAGGCAAAAGGAGAAAAAATGCTTGCAGAAGCAACAAGATAA
- a CDS encoding RluA family pseudouridine synthase: protein MKINFKDLILFEDEDFLLVNKPPHLATLDERTADRGGSVLRLAKEYNPELQAAHRLDKETSGVLAFAKNPAAYRHLAMQFEHREVTKRYHAVANGIHNLDSISVYLPILPLKNGTVVKIDRAEGKTAETIFNTLKVYRGYTLVECIPITGRMHQIRIHLSCLKAPIVCDPQYGGEPIFLSSLKRKFNLKKETEEQPLIQRVALHAFALSFALMNGEPIRVEAPYPKDFEVLVKQLNKFGV from the coding sequence ATGAAGATCAATTTTAAGGACCTGATATTATTTGAAGACGAGGATTTTTTGCTCGTTAATAAGCCACCGCATTTGGCCACATTGGATGAGCGGACTGCAGACAGGGGAGGAAGTGTGCTAAGGTTGGCGAAAGAATACAATCCAGAGCTGCAAGCAGCACACAGGTTGGATAAGGAAACTTCCGGCGTTCTTGCCTTTGCAAAAAATCCGGCCGCTTACAGGCACTTGGCCATGCAATTTGAGCATCGCGAAGTAACAAAACGTTACCACGCCGTAGCAAACGGCATCCATAATTTGGACAGCATTTCTGTTTATTTGCCCATTTTGCCATTAAAAAACGGCACTGTGGTAAAGATTGACCGGGCAGAGGGCAAGACAGCGGAAACCATCTTCAACACGCTTAAAGTTTACCGCGGATACACATTGGTGGAATGTATTCCCATTACCGGGCGTATGCACCAGATCCGCATTCACCTTTCCTGCCTGAAAGCGCCCATCGTGTGCGATCCGCAATATGGTGGCGAGCCGATTTTTCTTTCCAGTTTAAAACGAAAATTCAATTTAAAGAAAGAAACTGAGGAACAGCCTCTTATTCAACGTGTTGCGCTTCATGCTTTTGCATTGTCATTCGCGCTGATGAACGGAGAGCCAATCCGGGTTGAAGCGCCGTATCCCAAAGACTTTGAGGTACTTGTAAAACAGCTTAATAAATTTGGTGTGTAG
- a CDS encoding APC family permease, which translates to MQQPAAKNELFKILGVGFGVAVTIGGTIGTGILRKPGPIAAQLGDYWLIMGLWAAVSLYAFLGTLCTIELGTSMPKAGAWYIYAQRAFGNYAGFVVGINSWLGTCSALGFGVYTMSEYLALLIPAFIGYEPYVAAGMLLILTGIHWIGLALASSFQNIMSVLKGLGLFIFVAVCFIYGDEVTAEQAQLTTSKIVETGSWIAPVIFSLQAIFYTYDGWHTAAYFSEEDRDPTKNLPRSMIGGVLLIIIIYLLCNLAILHVLPMNELSQSKLAAADSIRLIFGEGSGKIVTLFLMISILGIVNAQLLFNPRVLYSMSRDGLFFRGGTTVNKGGTPAVAMLITSAVAITLILIGKNATEKLSDIATFFFVLGYTSGFASLLALRKKEPDLPRPWKVPAYPILPIIMLILSIAFLVGAVIQDIASSQYALLFLVISYPVYLLVSRLNR; encoded by the coding sequence ATGCAACAACCCGCAGCCAAAAACGAACTTTTCAAAATCCTCGGTGTCGGGTTTGGCGTCGCCGTCACGATCGGCGGCACGATCGGGACAGGCATACTCAGGAAACCAGGCCCTATTGCAGCCCAGCTAGGCGATTACTGGCTCATTATGGGACTTTGGGCAGCAGTGAGTTTGTACGCTTTTCTGGGAACATTATGCACGATCGAGCTGGGGACTTCCATGCCGAAAGCAGGCGCATGGTACATTTATGCGCAACGTGCTTTTGGAAATTATGCAGGGTTTGTTGTGGGGATAAACAGCTGGTTAGGAACTTGTTCCGCATTAGGCTTTGGCGTTTACACCATGAGCGAATATCTCGCATTGCTCATTCCGGCGTTCATTGGTTACGAACCTTATGTGGCGGCCGGCATGCTGTTGATATTGACCGGCATACATTGGATCGGGCTGGCGCTTGCGAGCAGTTTTCAAAATATAATGAGTGTGCTCAAAGGCCTGGGGTTATTCATTTTCGTGGCGGTTTGCTTCATTTATGGAGACGAAGTAACGGCCGAGCAAGCACAGCTGACAACCAGCAAAATCGTAGAAACCGGAAGCTGGATTGCGCCGGTAATCTTTTCTCTGCAAGCCATTTTTTACACTTATGATGGCTGGCACACCGCCGCATATTTTTCGGAAGAAGACCGTGATCCCACCAAAAACCTGCCGCGTTCAATGATTGGCGGGGTTTTGCTGATCATTATCATTTACTTGCTCTGTAACCTGGCTATTTTGCATGTGTTGCCCATGAATGAATTATCGCAGTCCAAACTTGCTGCTGCGGATTCCATAAGGCTGATTTTCGGAGAAGGTTCCGGGAAAATTGTGACGCTGTTTCTGATGATTTCTATCCTAGGCATAGTGAATGCGCAGTTGCTGTTTAATCCGCGCGTTTTGTACTCCATGAGCCGTGACGGGCTGTTTTTCCGGGGAGGAACAACGGTTAACAAAGGTGGAACGCCAGCGGTTGCCATGCTGATCACCTCTGCTGTGGCCATTACATTGATCCTGATCGGAAAAAACGCCACCGAAAAACTTTCCGACATTGCAACATTCTTTTTTGTGTTAGGTTATACTTCGGGATTCGCGTCCTTATTAGCATTGCGGAAGAAGGAACCGGACCTGCCACGTCCCTGGAAAGTGCCCGCCTACCCTATTTTGCCCATTATCATGCTGATTTTGTCAATTGCCTTTCTTGTCGGTGCGGTCATTCAGGACATTGCAAGCAGTCAGTATGCATTGCTTTTTCTCGTTATCAGCTACCCGGTATATTTGCTCGTAAGCCGACTTAACCGTTAG
- a CDS encoding type II toxin-antitoxin system RelE family toxin, with protein sequence MYKVIIKKSAIRELENITKVFRLKIIQKIDDLASDPRPQGIRKLENSLNSYRIRVGSYRVIYTIEDQNLLVEVIKVADRKDAYRSK encoded by the coding sequence ATGTATAAAGTCATTATCAAGAAATCTGCCATTCGGGAATTAGAAAATATCACAAAAGTTTTTCGTCTTAAAATTATTCAAAAAATTGATGATCTGGCTTCCGATCCTAGACCACAGGGGATTCGAAAACTAGAAAATTCCTTGAACAGTTACAGAATCCGGGTCGGCAGTTATCGTGTAATTTATACCATCGAGGATCAAAATCTTCTTGTCGAGGTGATTAAGGTCGCTGATCGAAAAGATGCATACAGAAGTAAATAA
- a CDS encoding pirin family protein codes for MITAQMDIEAQIFLQSQRGRFQSNGFRGFYTFNFGDYQAENREPIGKLLALNDETLLPQCSWEVTVNEPVQIILLPLVGAVEINEGKGDVRYVDSGECLSLVVTPNDGFLITNPYPDQAINYLQIRLLDKEISLQNNATNTFDLNIKNTLIPILDADAGYGILVIGKYQGRKDGLYISKNPANCIFIFIIEGAFEVQNRLLEKRDGLSLKNVPEVEFEALSNDAIILILETEN; via the coding sequence ATGATCACTGCACAAATGGATATAGAAGCGCAGATTTTTCTTCAAAGTCAACGTGGACGATTCCAGTCGAACGGTTTTCGAGGGTTTTATACTTTCAACTTCGGGGATTACCAAGCTGAAAATAGGGAGCCGATAGGGAAATTGCTGGCTTTGAATGATGAAACGCTTCTGCCCCAATGTTCATGGGAAGTAACTGTCAATGAGCCAGTTCAGATTATTTTATTACCACTGGTGGGTGCTGTTGAAATAAACGAAGGAAAAGGAGACGTGCGATACGTTGATTCCGGTGAATGCCTGAGTCTCGTGGTAACGCCGAATGATGGTTTTTTAATTACAAACCCTTATCCGGATCAAGCCATTAATTACCTGCAAATCAGACTTTTGGACAAAGAAATTTCTTTGCAAAACAATGCTACAAACACTTTTGACCTAAACATTAAAAATACGCTTATTCCAATATTGGATGCCGATGCAGGTTATGGAATCTTGGTGATAGGAAAATATCAAGGACGCAAGGACGGCTTATATATTTCCAAAAATCCGGCAAATTGCATCTTCATTTTTATTATTGAAGGTGCATTTGAAGTCCAGAACAGGCTGCTCGAAAAGCGCGACGGGCTTTCATTGAAAAATGTGCCCGAGGTGGAATTTGAAGCTTTATCCAATGATGCCATTATTCTTATCCTGGAAACGGAGAATTGA
- the msrA gene encoding peptide-methionine (S)-S-oxide reductase MsrA, whose translation MSNETSSATLDENNVDMANTEIATFGTGCFWCTEAVLESLDGVKKVVSGYAGGSVANPSYKEVCTGNTGHAECVEVVYDPKVISYAALLEAFFRSHDPTSLNKQGNDVGTQYRSVIFYHNEEQHKLAEQAKAELDKSGAYAKPIVTEITKAPKFYVAEDYHQNYFANNPDQGYCAFVIAPKLDKFKKVFKEKLRKNI comes from the coding sequence ATGAGTAATGAAACGTCTTCGGCAACATTGGACGAAAATAATGTTGATATGGCGAATACAGAAATCGCCACATTTGGGACCGGATGTTTTTGGTGTACCGAAGCCGTTTTGGAGTCTCTGGACGGCGTTAAAAAGGTCGTTTCAGGTTATGCCGGCGGTAGTGTGGCTAACCCAAGTTATAAGGAGGTTTGCACAGGAAATACAGGCCATGCGGAATGTGTAGAGGTTGTTTACGATCCCAAAGTGATTTCCTATGCAGCGCTTTTGGAGGCATTTTTCCGCAGCCATGACCCTACATCGCTTAATAAACAAGGAAATGACGTTGGCACGCAGTATCGCTCGGTGATTTTTTATCATAATGAAGAGCAGCATAAACTGGCTGAACAGGCGAAGGCTGAACTGGACAAATCGGGCGCCTATGCGAAGCCGATCGTAACCGAAATTACCAAGGCGCCGAAATTCTATGTGGCTGAGGATTACCACCAAAATTACTTTGCCAACAACCCGGATCAAGGTTACTGTGCATTCGTCATTGCGCCGAAACTTGACAAGTTCAAGAAGGTTTTTAAAGAAAAATTGAGAAAAAATATCTGA
- a CDS encoding ABC transporter ATP-binding protein has translation MRIIETTEISKRYVMGSEIIQALKSVTISVNKGEYVAFMGPSGSGKSTLMNIIGCLDTPTTGRYILNNKDVSDMTESELAEIRNKEIGFVFQTFNLLPRMSSLDNVALPLIYAGLSKSDRTEKAMLSLKNVGLENRAGHKPNELSGGQRQRVAIARALVNDPSILLADEPTGNLDSKTSYEIMDLFDQLYSKGNTIVMVTHEEDIAHYAHRIVRLRDGLVESDTINPNPTKVSALV, from the coding sequence ATGAGAATCATAGAGACTACTGAAATTTCGAAACGTTATGTGATGGGGAGCGAAATAATCCAGGCGTTAAAATCGGTTACAATTTCTGTCAATAAAGGCGAGTATGTAGCGTTCATGGGCCCTTCGGGTTCGGGAAAATCCACTTTGATGAACATTATCGGATGCCTGGATACGCCCACGACGGGCCGCTATATCCTGAATAATAAGGATGTGAGTGACATGACCGAGAGTGAATTGGCTGAGATCCGGAATAAAGAAATTGGCTTCGTGTTTCAGACTTTCAACCTTTTACCCAGAATGTCGTCGCTTGATAATGTTGCCTTACCGCTTATTTACGCAGGTTTAAGCAAATCTGATCGGACAGAAAAGGCAATGTTGTCGCTCAAAAACGTCGGGCTTGAAAACCGCGCCGGGCACAAGCCTAATGAGCTTTCCGGTGGACAGCGCCAGCGTGTAGCCATTGCTCGGGCGCTGGTAAACGACCCAAGTATCCTGCTAGCCGATGAGCCTACAGGAAACCTTGACTCCAAAACGTCCTATGAAATCATGGACCTATTTGACCAGTTATACAGCAAAGGCAACACAATCGTAATGGTTACCCACGAGGAAGACATCGCACATTACGCCCACAGAATCGTTCGCCTACGCGACGGCCTGGTCGAATCCGACACCATCAATCCAAACCCCACAAAGGTTAGCGCTTTGGTTTAG
- a CDS encoding CopD family protein — MTYLHFKALHIIFVVSWFAGLFYMPRLFVYHTEARDKTEAERQILFAQFTKMEKLLWNAIMTPACWLTIIFGSIMLYITPAWLDQDWMRLKLLFVVGLLAYHSFTRKILLELRRGIFRFSSFQLRLFNEIATIFLFSIVFLVVLKNTVDWLWGVLGLVIFAVLMMTAVRIVKRIREK, encoded by the coding sequence ATGACCTATCTTCATTTCAAGGCACTGCATATCATCTTTGTGGTCAGCTGGTTTGCCGGGCTATTTTACATGCCGAGGCTGTTTGTATATCATACGGAGGCTCGGGACAAAACCGAAGCTGAGCGACAGATCCTTTTTGCACAGTTTACAAAAATGGAAAAACTGCTCTGGAATGCTATTATGACACCGGCTTGCTGGCTTACCATCATTTTTGGGTCTATTATGCTATATATCACACCCGCCTGGCTCGATCAGGATTGGATGCGTTTGAAGCTGCTTTTTGTAGTCGGGCTTTTGGCTTACCATTCTTTTACGCGTAAAATTCTTCTGGAACTGCGTCGCGGAATATTCCGGTTTTCGTCTTTTCAATTGCGGCTATTTAACGAAATAGCAACGATCTTTCTTTTCTCCATCGTTTTTCTGGTTGTTTTAAAAAACACCGTAGATTGGCTCTGGGGTGTATTGGGACTCGTTATTTTCGCTGTGCTGATGATGACGGCGGTCAGGATTGTGAAGCGGATCAGGGAGAAGTAA